The following proteins are co-located in the Candidatus Electrothrix rattekaaiensis genome:
- a CDS encoding mechanosensitive ion channel family protein produces MYPYKRKKKKASTTIPRCFLRYFLLLFLLAGSLSSAAAEEGLPDAEEIKETSAVIETVSKKSDDAKIKQRAEGIFAEIPGLEKVVVTVSEGVVVLSGPVANEESAQRARHLTNRLAGVVIVQDHIERTLNLQENLKPRAAEYADKANRFVKSLPLILTALGISGLILLTGFLLARFSLLWEKITPNQFLAEILAQIIRIIAIGGAILAAMNLLGASRMIGTLLGGAGVVGFAVGFAVKDTIENYIASIMLSLRQPFRPRDFVSINEHQGVVIRLTSRATILMTVDGNHLRIPNAVVFKATILNYTTNPERRFDFTLGIGVNDDPVAATEAGVEAIASLPFILETPPPGSFVELMGDANIVIRFMAWINQTETDFLKARSYAMQKAREALEEQGFSLPVPRYNLLFEESRLPFSESKSESTAKPEAEPEKEPEKEQPVRRERITPVDDIDAMDVRPEQHLQEKVEDERKATQEEDLLDEDSPKE; encoded by the coding sequence ATGTATCCATATAAAAGAAAGAAAAAAAAGGCATCGACGACCATTCCCCGCTGTTTTCTACGATATTTTTTGCTCCTTTTCCTTCTTGCAGGAAGCCTCTCTTCCGCAGCAGCCGAGGAAGGCCTGCCCGATGCCGAGGAGATCAAGGAAACCTCTGCCGTTATTGAGACGGTCAGTAAAAAGAGTGATGATGCAAAGATCAAGCAGCGGGCCGAGGGCATCTTTGCCGAGATTCCCGGCCTGGAAAAGGTCGTCGTGACGGTTTCAGAAGGGGTGGTGGTGCTTTCCGGGCCGGTTGCCAACGAGGAGTCAGCCCAGCGTGCCCGGCATCTGACCAACCGCCTTGCCGGTGTTGTGATCGTGCAGGATCATATTGAGCGTACCCTGAATCTTCAGGAGAATCTCAAGCCCAGGGCTGCCGAGTATGCGGACAAGGCCAACCGTTTTGTCAAATCACTGCCTCTCATCCTGACCGCCCTGGGCATTTCCGGGTTGATCCTCTTGACCGGTTTTCTCCTCGCCCGATTCTCCCTGCTCTGGGAGAAAATTACCCCCAATCAATTCCTTGCAGAAATCCTGGCCCAGATTATCCGCATCATTGCCATTGGCGGGGCCATACTGGCAGCCATGAATCTGCTGGGTGCCAGCCGGATGATCGGCACCTTGCTGGGCGGGGCCGGGGTGGTTGGTTTTGCTGTGGGTTTTGCTGTCAAAGATACCATTGAGAATTATATCGCCAGTATCATGCTCAGTCTTCGCCAGCCCTTTCGTCCCAGGGATTTTGTCTCAATCAACGAGCACCAGGGCGTGGTTATTCGCCTGACCTCCAGGGCCACTATCCTGATGACGGTGGACGGTAATCATTTACGGATACCCAACGCGGTGGTGTTTAAGGCCACTATTCTCAATTACACCACCAATCCCGAGCGTCGCTTTGATTTCACCCTGGGCATAGGCGTGAACGATGATCCGGTTGCCGCCACCGAGGCCGGTGTTGAGGCCATTGCGAGCCTGCCTTTTATCCTGGAGACTCCCCCGCCGGGTTCCTTTGTTGAGCTGATGGGGGATGCCAATATCGTTATTCGTTTTATGGCCTGGATCAACCAGACGGAAACCGACTTTCTCAAGGCAAGGAGTTATGCCATGCAAAAGGCGAGGGAGGCCCTTGAAGAGCAAGGCTTTTCGCTCCCCGTGCCGAGGTATAACCTGCTTTTTGAAGAGAGCAGGTTGCCTTTTTCAGAATCGAAATCAGAATCAACAGCAAAGCCGGAGGCTGAGCCGGAGAAGGAACCGGAGAAGGAGCAACCTGTCCGCAGGGAACGAATTACACCTGTTGATGATATTGATGCAATGGATGTGCGCCCTGAACAGCATCTTCAGGAAAAGGTGGAGGACGAGCGCAAGGCCACCCAGGAAGAGGATTTGCTTGATGAAGACAGCCCTAAGGAGTAA
- a CDS encoding lipase family protein, with protein sequence MKDRTIDRSQFDGTTSRYTDNNSLHMMKLSYAVYAGTVDIIGAEEDWSITEKLIKNAGYQMERFESREGVYEPNAMIVWDDENVFLVFRGTEPTSWNQWATDAKILRRPFCIGKIHRGFRNSVELIWPDIMTCLKDVYIAKKKRLFITGHSLGAGMSQVGASKLEFEEGLHPTAIYNFGCPRAFNFKGADLYNQRLGSRTYRIVNNNDIVCNLPFEGIGYSHVGQFKYITAEGKLHDDPSYWWLLLDGVWGRIESLSDLDIMDGLTDHLPQSYTEKLEMLSR encoded by the coding sequence ATGAAAGACAGAACAATTGACCGCAGCCAATTTGACGGGACGACAAGCAGATATACCGACAACAACAGCCTGCACATGATGAAGTTGTCTTATGCTGTCTATGCCGGAACGGTGGATATTATAGGAGCCGAAGAAGACTGGAGCATCACAGAAAAGCTGATAAAGAACGCTGGTTATCAGATGGAGCGTTTTGAGAGCCGGGAAGGTGTATACGAGCCTAACGCCATGATCGTTTGGGACGATGAGAATGTCTTCCTCGTCTTCAGAGGCACTGAACCGACATCCTGGAACCAGTGGGCCACCGACGCAAAAATCCTAAGACGGCCTTTTTGTATAGGAAAGATCCATCGGGGATTCAGAAATTCTGTCGAACTCATTTGGCCTGACATTATGACCTGCTTGAAAGATGTCTATATCGCAAAGAAAAAACGTCTTTTTATAACAGGTCACAGCCTTGGTGCCGGTATGTCTCAGGTGGGTGCGTCCAAGCTGGAATTCGAAGAAGGACTGCATCCTACGGCGATTTATAATTTTGGCTGCCCAAGAGCCTTTAATTTTAAGGGCGCTGATCTTTACAATCAACGATTAGGCTCCCGTACCTATCGTATAGTTAATAATAATGATATCGTTTGCAATCTACCGTTTGAAGGAATAGGCTACAGCCATGTCGGTCAATTTAAATACATCACTGCCGAGGGTAAGCTGCATGACGACCCCAGTTATTGGTGGCTTCTGCTTGATGGTGTATGGGGAAGGATTGAGTCCCTCAGTGACCTGGATATCATGGATGGTCTCACTGATCATCTTCCGCAAAGCTACACGGAAAAATTGGAAATGTTGTCAAGATAA